GCGCTCCGGGGTGTCCGAGGTACCCGAGATCGTGATGATGTTCCCGTCGGCGGTCGTGGCGCTCACCCGGTCCCGCAGCTCGCTGCCGCTGACCTCGGTCCAGCCGAGGGTGGCGGCAGCGCGGTCGAGCACCACCGAACTGGTCGCGATCTCCGCCTGGGTCAGCAGCTCGCGCTCCTGCCACGCCCCCGGCAGCAGCACCGATGCCGATGTCGTGTACTGCGGCGGGAACAGCAACGAGGTGCCGTAGCCGACGAGCGCACCCACCACGGCGAGGAGGGTGAGGAGCCGCCGGCGCCGACGGATGATCCGCCCCATCGTGGCCAGGCGTATCGTGTCATCACTCAACGGTGCGGCCTCCTCCCGCCCGGTCCGGGTCGCCTGCAGACACCTCGGCGGCGTCAGGGCAGGCCGCGGCGTAGGCGGCGAGCAACGAGGCTTGCGAGTTCCGCCAGGAGAGCGGCCCGTTGATCCGCTCCTGGCCGACCTTGCCCATGTGGGCCCGCCGCTCCGGATCGTCCAACAGCAGCGCGATGAGCCTGGCGAACTCCGCCTCGTCGTTGGCGGGCGCGTAGACGGCGGCCTCACCGGCGGAGACCCTCGCCTCCCGGAGGTCGAACGACACGATCGGCCGACCCATCACCATGTACTCCAGAACCTTGTTCATGGTCGACACGTCGTTGAGTGGATTGAGTGGGTCGGGGGACAGGCACACGTCCGCGGTGGACAGGTAGCGCACCAGGTCGCCGTCCGGGATGCGCCCGGTGAACTGCACCTGCTCCGACAGACCGAGCCGCCGGGACAGCTCCACCATGGCGTCGAAGCTGTCGCCGGCGCCGACGAACACCGCGTGCCAGTCGGTCCGCCCGACCTCGTCGCGCAGCTTCGCGAGAGCCCGCAGGGCGTAGTCGACGCCGTCCTGCGGACCCATGACGCCGAGGTAGCACAGCAGATGGGGCTTGCCACGCTTCAACTCCGGCTCGGGCGGTACCGGCCGGAACCGGCCGGTGTCGGGCGCGCTGCGCACCACGAAGACGTCTTCCGGCCGCCGGCCGCCACGGCGGATGGCGACGTCCCGGTAGCTCTCGTTCGTGGCGAGGACGATGTCGGCGGCCCGGTAGGTCCGTCGCTCCAGCGCGAGCACGGCGCGGTACAACAGGTCCTGGCCGCGGTCGAACCGGGAGAGGTACAACTCGGGTACCAGGTCGTGCTGGTCGAAGACGAACCGTGCCCCGCGCCGCTTCATCCACAGTGCCGGCAGGAACAGCAGGTCCGGTGGATTGCAGGCGTGGACCACGTCGACCGGGCCGACCCGTCGGGCCAGTCGGACCGTGTGCCACAACGCCGTTCCGTACTCCTGCAAGTAGCCGGCCGGTCCTCCGGTGGCCGCGCGCAACGGGTAGCGGTGGATCCGCACCCCGTCGATCAGGACCTCCGACTCCGTGTCCCGCGTGGTCCCTTGGGGACAGATCACGTGCACCGTCCAGCCCGCGTCGCGCAGCGTCGTGCACTCCTGCCACACCCGCCGGTCGAACGGCACGGACAGGTTCTCCACGAGGATCAGCGCGCGACGGGTCGTCCCGTCGCCGCCGTTCGAGTTACCAGGCAAGGCCCATGTACCCCGGTTCGGTCCGGCGCGCATCGGCGTCGGGAAGGCGGACGAGGTCGACGATCAGCGGGCCGTCGCCATGGGGCAGCGCCGACAACACGTCCGGATCCTTGGTTCCCACCAGGCAGACCTCGGCGTGCTCGAGCACCTCACCGACCGAGTCGGCGAGCAACTGCGCGAGGTGCGGCAGCCGGGTCTCGATGTACTCGCGGTTCGCGCCGAGCAGCCGGGAGAGGTTCACGTTGGGGTCGTAGATCCGCAGGTCGTAGCCCTTGCCGAAGAGCCTCTCCGCCAGCTCGACGAGCGGGCTCTCGCGGAGGTCGTCGGTGCCGGGTTTGAAGGACAGCCCGAACAGGCCGACCCGACGTTTGCCGGTGCGCTCGACCAACTCCACCGCGCGCTGGAGGTGTTCGGAGTTGGAGGGCAACACGTGGGCGAGGATGGGCACCGAGATGTCGGCCCGTCGTGCCGCGTGGAGCAGACTGCGCAGGTCCTTGGGCAGGCAGGAGCCGCCGAAGGCGAAGCCGGGCCGCAGGTAGGCGGGGCTGATGTTCAGCTTGCGGTCGGCCAGGAACACGTCCACCACCTGGTGCGTGTCCACTCCGAGGGCCTGGCACACCGCGCCCAGCTCGTTCGCGAAGCCGATCTTGAGGCCGTGGAACGCGTTGTCGGCGTACTTGATCGCCTCGGCCGTCGGGATCGGCACCCGGAACACCTCACCGGGCAGTCCGTCGTACAGCGCCTCCACCACGTCGCCGCTCGCCGGGTCGAGCTCGCCGATGACGGTCTTGGGCGGGTCGAAGAAGTCCCGCACGCTCGTGCCCTCGCGCAGGAACTCCGGGTTGACCGCGATCCCGATGTCCACGCCGGCGGTACCGCCGATGTACTTCTCCAGGATCGGTACCAGCAGGTTCAGGCAGGTGCCCGGCAGCATGGTGCTGCGGAACACGATGGTCTGCCGCCCGCCCCGCTCGGCCACCGCGGCACCGATCTGCTCGGTGACCCGCTCCAGGTACGTGGTGCACAGACTGCCGTTGGGCTCCGACGGCGTGCCCACGCAGACCAGTGACACGTCGCTGCCCATGATCGCCTCGCGGACGTCGCTGGTGGCGCGTAACGCCCCCGACCCCACGACCTCGGCGATGAGCTCGCCGATCCGTTCCTCGACCACCGGGGCCTTGCCGTCGTTGACCAGGTCGACCTTCGCCTGGTTCACGTCCACCCCGATGACCTCGTGCCCCAGGCTGGCCAGGCACGCAGCCGACACGCAGCCGACGTAGCCGAGCCCCAAGACGCTGACCCTCATAACCCGTTCCTCCCCCCAGGCAGGCCCTTTTGGCCTGCGGTACGTGAGCCGACCGGACAAAGTTCCCCGCGCATCAGTAGGCGCCCTGCCCCTGAACCACCGCGCGCAGCGTCTTCCACAAAATCACCGTGTCGAGGGCGAGCGACCAGTCCTCCACGTACCGCAGGTCCAGCCGGACCGCCTCCTCCCACGGCAGGTCGCTGCGTCCGCTGATCTGCCACAGGCCGGTGAGCCCGGGCTTGACCAGCAGGCGCCGCCGGATGTCCGGGCCGTAGGCGGCGGACTCCTCCGGCAACGGAGGCCGCGGACCGACGAGCGACATCGATCCGGTGAGCACGTTGAGGAGCTGCGGGA
This region of Streptomyces sp. NBC_00513 genomic DNA includes:
- a CDS encoding nucleotide sugar dehydrogenase; its protein translation is MRVSVLGLGYVGCVSAACLASLGHEVIGVDVNQAKVDLVNDGKAPVVEERIGELIAEVVGSGALRATSDVREAIMGSDVSLVCVGTPSEPNGSLCTTYLERVTEQIGAAVAERGGRQTIVFRSTMLPGTCLNLLVPILEKYIGGTAGVDIGIAVNPEFLREGTSVRDFFDPPKTVIGELDPASGDVVEALYDGLPGEVFRVPIPTAEAIKYADNAFHGLKIGFANELGAVCQALGVDTHQVVDVFLADRKLNISPAYLRPGFAFGGSCLPKDLRSLLHAARRADISVPILAHVLPSNSEHLQRAVELVERTGKRRVGLFGLSFKPGTDDLRESPLVELAERLFGKGYDLRIYDPNVNLSRLLGANREYIETRLPHLAQLLADSVGEVLEHAEVCLVGTKDPDVLSALPHGDGPLIVDLVRLPDADARRTEPGYMGLAW
- a CDS encoding glycosyltransferase family 4 protein, whose amino-acid sequence is MPGNSNGGDGTTRRALILVENLSVPFDRRVWQECTTLRDAGWTVHVICPQGTTRDTESEVLIDGVRIHRYPLRAATGGPAGYLQEYGTALWHTVRLARRVGPVDVVHACNPPDLLFLPALWMKRRGARFVFDQHDLVPELYLSRFDRGQDLLYRAVLALERRTYRAADIVLATNESYRDVAIRRGGRRPEDVFVVRSAPDTGRFRPVPPEPELKRGKPHLLCYLGVMGPQDGVDYALRALAKLRDEVGRTDWHAVFVGAGDSFDAMVELSRRLGLSEQVQFTGRIPDGDLVRYLSTADVCLSPDPLNPLNDVSTMNKVLEYMVMGRPIVSFDLREARVSAGEAAVYAPANDEAEFARLIALLLDDPERRAHMGKVGQERINGPLSWRNSQASLLAAYAAACPDAAEVSAGDPDRAGGGRTVE